A window of Pyrus communis chromosome 3, drPyrComm1.1, whole genome shotgun sequence genomic DNA:
TGTGACTTCTTGGAATGAAGAGATGCAGGAAGATGTAATGATCTACTTTCCCCAGGCCACTTTATTTGAAGACAATCTTGTGGACCCTAGCCAAGGTTTTGCTAGAGAGGCTGAACCGGAGTTAGAGGGTTAGACTCAAGTgctgataaaaaataaaaataaaaagagttgGAGATGTAATTTCACAGGGAATCCAAATGATTGGTTTAGAATGTGTGTCAAAGAGAGCTGGAGATGTAATTTCATAGGGAATCCAAATGATTGGTTTAGAATGTGTGTTAACACGTTTAAGTATAAAATTACGAATTGGAGTAAAAGAAGCTTTGGAAACATTCAGAGTCAAATAAAATATTATCAGGAGGAACTTAAACAAGTTCAAGATCTTTGTATGAAACATCCAGATAATATAAACTACATTGAGCAGGAACAACAGCTGAAGGAAACCTTGCTAAAACTTTTTAATGAGGAAGAAATTATGTGGGCTCAAAGAGCTAAAGAAAACTGGCTCAAGCTTGGGGatcaaaatacaaaatattttcACACTAAGGCCACCATAAGGAAGAAAGGGAATGAAATTTGCAACATAAAGGATGAGCAAGGCATCTGGTGGGAAATGGTAAAGGTATGAAGGaggtttttgttaaaaattttaagcaaAGGTTCTTGGGAGGGAATCAAATAAATGAGAACAACCTAGATGATTTCCTTAATGTTATTCAACCAGTAATTACAAATGACAAGAATAGAGCCCTGATGTCTCTTGTAACGGAGCAGGAAATTCTTGATAAGGTCAATAAGATTGGTGGGCTTAGAAGCCCTGGATCTGATGATCTTCATGCTATTTTCTTCCAGAAATGTGGTCTACGATGAAAATTTATGTTATAAGCTTGGTACAAGACTTTTTTATCAATGGTACAAGTCTGAGGCTTATTAACCACACCAATATTGCTCTTATTCCTAAGATTGACCAACCAGAGTATGTGGATAATTTTCGACCTATCAGCCTTTGTAATGTAATCTATAAAATTGTCACTAAAATCTTGGTCAACAGGCTAAAACCTATTCTTAATCAACTCATTTCTCATAATCAATGTGCTTTTGCACGAATAGGTCAATTCATGATAATATCTTCATTGCTCATGAGCTCTTCAGTAGCTTTAAGAATAAGAAAGGTAAAACGGGCCATATGGCTGTCAAGCTCAATCTTAAGAAGGCTTATGACTTGTTAGATTGGAATTATATTCAAAAGACTCTTACTAAATTTGGTTTTAGTTATGAATGGATCAATAGAATTATGAATTGCGTTTCATCTTGTTCTTTTTCCATTATAATCAATGGTTTGCCTAATGGCTACTTTCATCCGTCTAGATGAATTAGGCAAGGTGACCCTTTGTCACCCTacatttttataatttgtatGGAACCTCTGATAAGACACTTTAATACTTTAGCTAATAATCCTTGTAATCAAGTTGGCATTCTATCTTCCCCGCTTGGTTTTAGAGTTGCTAATTTAATGTTTGCAGATGATTGCCTTATTTTTAGCAGAGTGCCCCCAAAGGCTGGGAGGAAGAAGCATTCCTCTTAAATTGGTTTGCTGAGGTCTCAGgtcataaaataaattttcataaaTCGTCTCTCTATTTCTCCAATAATACTACTACCAATTTAAGAAATGATTTAGTTAACATTTTGCAAATACAACATAAAACTACTATTGAAAAATATCTAGGTGTCCATAATATTATATGCTGGAAGGATCCAATTAATGTTAAATAGCTTATCCTTAGAATTCAGAATAAACTTGCAGGTTGGAAAGCAAACTCACTATCCAAGGCTGGAAGACTTACTCTTATTAAGTCGAGTCTAGCCGGGATGCCTAACCATATAATGGCTTGCTTTAAATGTCCTACTAAAATTACTCAAACTATTGATAGGGAGAGTAGAAAATTTCTATAGAATAAAAAATCTAACTTTTCTCTGGTAGCTTGGGAAAAGGTTTGTACCCCGTTAACAGAAGGTGGCCTTGGGATCAAAAAGGCCGATAAATTTAATCTTGCTTTTTAGCAAAGCTTGTTTGGAGAATTATTAATGATAATGAAAGATGGTGGGTTAGGATTGTTAAAGCAAAATATTTTAAGACATGAATCAAATTGGAATGCAAAGTGTAGGCAAAAGCATTCAGCAGCTTGGAAAGGTATTTTATCAGCTAGACATATTGTAAAACTGGGAATGAGATGGATTGTGGGAAATGGTCAAAACATAGAGTTTTGGTCCCATAACtgggtttttcttttccctttatCCAATATCATTGCCATTTAAGACCAGCATCTTATTGACTGGAACCTTAAAGTTAGTGATGTTATGATAGATAAAAATTGGAATGTTGGTCTTCTTAATCAATTATTACCAATAGACATTGTTCAGAAAATTTTAGCTATTCCCATCCTAATTTATAAGGTCGCAGATAAACTTGTTTGGGATCCCAATCCCAATGGTGAGTTCTCGGTTAAATCGGCTCATAGAATTCAAGTCAATGATAATCAGGACCAGTTGTTTAAAGAGCTTCTAAACAAAATCTGGAAGTTAAACATCCCTCATAAAGTTAAGTTCTTTGATTGGCTGCTGGTGAGAAATAATCTAACAACTAATGTGAAGCTTCATAAATTCAATAATACCATTTTTTGCGTTATGTCCTTTGTGTAATAACGGTGAGGAGGACATTGGTCACAAATTTAAAGATTGTTCTTATGCTCAGGGACTGTGGAAGATTGACAGCAATTTATCTGTGATTTCCTTCGTTCCCTCAATTAATGTTTGGCTCAATAGCCTGGATTTCATTGACAAAGAATACTTATCTGCTCTTAGTAAAGCTCTATTTGTCTGGTGGCAAATGTGGAATGACagaaatgattttgtttttaggCAGATAATACCTAATCCTATTCATAGTTTTAAGACATTTTCTTCTATAGCTAAGAATTTCCTTCTTGTCAACTATAAAGGAATGATGGATAATCAAAGTAGAAGAAATACTATTACCAAGTGGCATCCCCCAGATGTGGAGTATCATAAAATAAACTTTGATGGCTCTGTTATAGGTATCTCTGCTGTTGTAGGCTTCATCATTAGATACCATAATGGGCATCCTCTTGTGCCTGGGGCAAGGAAATTGGGGCATAACACAATCACTGTTGCTGAGGCTTTAATTGCTAAGGATGCTCTTCAATTGGCAAAGTCTAGGAATTTAAGGAAGATCAAGATTGAAGGGGACTCTAAGATTGTCATTGAGGCTATCTTAAGGAAATGTAACGTTCTGTGGCGTATTAGAGCTATCATTGAAGACCTCAAATGGTTGGCTTCTTCCTTCGAGTCTATTTCCTGGAACCATATTTATAGGGAAGCTAATTTTGTTGCATATGCCATTACTTCTTATGGGCATGGCTTAGAGAATCTTCATGTTTGGGTGGGTTGTACTCCCTTAGTTGTTTCTAATGCCTTGTTGTTTGACTTTAGGGGCCTTGGGTATTGTTTGGACCCAATTTTACATCATCGGCCCATGCAATTAAGGCCGTTGAGTGAGCATAGCTCCCAACTGTCGGATGAAAAATGaggataattttgttattaaaggataatattatggtttttatcatagtaattatttttttaatatgaattatctTGGCATATTCTTAAATGGGATAGATAAGATGCAAATTATATCTCTAAGCAAGCTGTACAATTCAAGTTGAGTTGGGATATGTGTGGACGTGTGGATA
This region includes:
- the LOC137728243 gene encoding uncharacterized protein, translating into MDNQSRRNTITKWHPPDVEYHKINFDGSVIGISAVVGFIIRYHNGHPLVPGARKLGHNTITVAEALIAKDALQLAKSRNLRKIKIEGDSKIVIEAILRKCNVLWRIRAIIEDLKWLASSFESISWNHIYREANFVAYAITSYGHGLENLHVWVGCTPLVVSNALLFDFRGLGYCLDPILHHRPMQLRPLSEHSSQLSDEK